From Gossypium raimondii isolate GPD5lz chromosome 11, ASM2569854v1, whole genome shotgun sequence:
ACAATATCCTCTAACAATTTTGCACTTTTTTGGTTCACAAGGTTTGTGCCCAAAAACTTgaagttttcttttcaaagaaTGTGCGATTTCGACAATAGATTTGATATGTAACCTTTTGAGTTTTCAAAAGGTTATGGTTTTGGGAAGTTATTCAGGGGTGCCTCTCTTCCTCCAAAAGTTTACAAATAGCACATACTAGTCGTTATTAACACGGTGTAGCAAATACTAAGTagttataatcaattttttttttaaatcggaCAGGTGATCGAACTAGTTAAGCCATCGGTTTGCTGATCCAATTGGTTCAATCAGTtcccttaaaaattattaaaaaattaaaaataataataaatttggttCAACTGGGTCAATCGCCCGATTCAACCAATTTTTTGCCCGTCTACTAGTTTAAAGCCCCTCTCTAAACCAGTACCCAACCAGTTTTCGATCGAACTGGTTTGATTGACTGGCTTGATTCAAACAACATTTGTTATAATGCTAAATTACTATGGATGGCGAGTCGAGTTACTTTTGCCAACTCTATTCTGTTAGCTATTCCAAATTATTCGATGCaaattgttaagttttaatttgataattgttttgataaaacaaatataatgtttttaagtaaagcttaataaatttcaatgtaaACATTTGTTTCAAGATATTTCTAAGAGATAAACTTTTAAATCTACTCTTCAAACACTCGAAAATATTTTGAACAAGTTCAAAAtgattaacaaaattttcaaatatttttaacaagtGAAAATTGCTCCCTAACCCAAAGTATTGATACTCATACCTAATATTGATACCAATTTGAGCTTCAAAGTTCAAAATATTTAGCAAATATCAAAAGTATCGATACATTTAACAAAGTATCGGTATTTTCCCTATTGTATCAATACCTTTAATAGAGTATTGATACCTTCCTATTTTATTAATACCCTTGCCTGGTATAGATACTAACTTAAGCTTCGATgttcaagaaaattaaaaagaaataaaaagtattgataccctAAAGAAAGTTCGATACCTTTTTGTTGCAGAGGACATTAATGCTCTAGTTTTTAAACCTCTAATGACtattcaattcatcaaaaaccacaacgattgaaaattaattagggACTATAAATACCAACCTCTAAAGCTTCCACAACAAGAAAGATTACAAAAGATCGAGAGCTATCGAGAAAGATCAACAACTCTTTTATCAACATTTTGAGTTtcaattcttcatctttttattGCAAAAACTTGAAAGCattcattttattctattagctcaaatgtttttattgtgtgtgtgcttaattggcaaacattctaatcttgtaaagattatttctttattttctcatttgttTACTCTTTTAAGAGGATTTAAGTCTTAAGATTTGAATAGAAATCTTTAAGGTGTTGTAAGATTAAACCTTATCCTTAAAGGTTGATCAAATTAATATCTTAATAATGGAGTACTAAGGTAGTGCAGTAAGCAACAAGGGCTAAACCTGTAACAACCCACGCCCAACCTAATCATCGGATCTGAGTATGGAGAGTCACATGTCAACCCATTCACAGGTCAACCCATTGGAGACATAAACTATCTCCTATTAAAACAAATATCCATTTTGGCAAgtactctttttattttctttttccatcacGGTATTTTGTTAGTTTAAGACTACATTCACTTggaagcaaatttaaaatggtacTAGGCCATATTTCTTAGATACAAGAAATAACCTCTAGCAACTTCTTTAACTACATTTATAAATCACAATTTATATTAAGCCCTCAAGGTTATTGATCAACATTCGAAGTAATTCAAAATAATGTTTCAAgtacaaattaataattttaaaatggcgGTATCTAATAGTTGTCCTAGTACCCCAACAATTACATGTTACTCACGAAAATAAAAAGGCTCACAAATGGCCAGAAATCTGACTGTATCCCTTCAATCACCACATTCAACCTAAGAACCtgaaagtaaaaagaaattggATATGTTCATGAGAACCTAGTGAATTCTTGGGAAGATAAACCCACCAAATTTCCTATAAGACAGGAAAAAATGAAACCTAAGCTGACGGATGAGTTCTCCATACTTGGTATATACATCCCTTTGATCCGTAGATTGACTAGCAAATACTACCAATACCAAACTCAGCCTATTGACGAACAACGTTGATTTCTAAATTCATGATTGATGGTCACGAGCATAACTACTTCTCAAATACACCACTTGCGTGGAACCCCATTTAATTACTGACAAGTTTACTCTTTACTCTTTCATGCAATATGTACTACCACATGCACCCTTTGTCTCACATACTCTCTTCCTTGTGCTAACTTCTAATCCAGATTCCAAGAACCATTTTTATTGTACCTTTATATCCGCTCATCAGAGCTATTTACAAAAATCTCCTCTGAATCCTCCTAACACCAAACATTGTTTGAACACATAGGTGTTCCCCTGCAAGGTCGAGTTTTCACCAATTATGATTTGCAACAGTGTCATACTAGAGACAACATTTTATCTCATCTTCTTTACCATTATACATAACATCCCTTCGTAGCCTCCTTACGCCTGTCTGGATACGGAGCTTGTGCACCAAGGAAGGAGTGCTTATACCACGTATATACCAATTTTTTTGGGtctatttaattatatataacctTGCATGCACTAATTCTTTGAACATGTTTCTTTATACATGAACACCAGAGACAAATGATAGAGCCACTTACTTAGTTGTATAGTGATTAAGAGTAAACGAATTAGCGTATATACCATACACATGGTACAGAGAAACTCACTAGAATACTTTACTCAGAGCGTGCCTACTCTACTAGTTCCTTCCCTTTAATATTGCGATCTTCTCCTTTTACTTAGTAAAGCAATAAAACAACTTCTTTAAACATTAAAAGTGAACCAAAACTTTACGATTTAAGAAGAATATGTAGGCATCCACTATCACACTATCCTATTTATAAATTAACTCATATATAAATTCCAATCAGGTTTATTTCTAATAATGACTCATTCTCGCACGCTTCCACTAATTAATCACATCTTATGAGGCTCTTCAAATGTCCTAACTACTAACATGTTACCTCCACTAGGATGCGAGGTGTCTTAAATATGTCTCACAAGctattatacttattttaatgaCAACACTAAAAACACTGGTGGCAATCTTATTAGCGGGAATCTGCAGATTATAAAGACCcaaagagagagaaaatcagACTTCAtgtagagagaaaataaagattttgggattttaaatctTTGTATAAGGTTTTGGGTTGAAATGCAAGGAGGAAGAAGAGAACAAAGGAGAACATGCACGAAAATAGTGGTGGACGATAGTTGCCACAGTGGCCGGTATCTAACCAATCTAGAATTCATGGCTGCTTTGCCTTGTAATCACCACAAACATTGCAGCGTCTGTACTGTGCCAAATAACGTTCACAAAATCAGGTTGTTCAAACATGAAAACAGCATGTACCAATGTCAAATTCAGTCCACCAAAAACAGcatattcaaatttcaaattcgGTTCAGCTAGTTTGAACATAAACGGCGGCATGACAGGCTGCATAAAGATCGTATAAAAGGCTCAACTCATTGGTGGATCTGACCGTTAACCATTCTCTGTCTTTTTTCTtgtgttagaaaaaaaaaaaaaaaaacaggaaaAACAATTGGTCTAAAGTGTATTACGCATGGAAAtaaatcaagataattgaaatttGTTCTCACCAACAGTTGTTTGGTTGTTATAATACACACTGGTGTGATTCCACTCAAAATAACCATGGTTGTAAAAACAGAGCTAGACTGATCGGTTCAACCAATTAAAACCAGAAACATACAAGCTAATTTGGAGAATTAGAGAGCCAAGCAAAATCAGTTTAAAATACAAAGTAGTTAAAAACAgacagtttttgtttttaacacaataattgggcttttttctttttggttcatGTTGATCTTTGgttttttagtaaatatactTATTTCCTAAATTTTATGATTGTTTTATTAGCAATGTATTTTTTCTTAACTattattagtttatatttttaatttttctaaatgatTGAACAGAAAACAGAATAGTTCAATTTTTACAACCATGGAAATAACCAATTGATTAAGTTCTCCTGCCTATATGATTGCAAGTAATATACACAACAAAAATGAAGGAATAAAGTTGGAGAGAAGTGTTGGAAATCATACTTGCATTCAATCCCGAAGCGCTTTGAGGCCGAGCTTTTTTCGCGTTTACCATCCTTTCAGAAGAAGATTGATCATCATTTGTAGATGTGGTTGTAGGAGCAGTTGATGTAGAAGCCTtccttttatttgaaacattCTAAACAAAAAATACGTTAAAGGCTATTTCAGTTTCAACATAAATAACATGAGACAAGTGTGAATAGAGACAAATAGAAATTATACCTTCAAGTTTACGTGATTTGATGATTGTGCATCTGGCATCATGGGGCATTTGGTTCTGCTGTGGCCTTCTTTGTGGCAAATGCTACACTTCATTATTCTTCCAACCCTGGACATTTTCACCTTCTTTGGACCCTCTAAGCCTTTTCTCCCCCTCCCCTTTTGTGGCCTCACATTGGATGTCACTCGTTTCTTGTGAGTGGTAGGCAAGCAGGAATGTTTAGAGAAATATGTCTTAACCCTAAATGAATTGTCGTTGCCATGCTGAGAGACTAATATCCCCCACTGACAACCATTTGTGGCACATTTTGCTCTCACCAGAACTTTTTCAGTCTTTTTGTAGcaatatgaaaattgatttttcaaaGAATGGTCATTAAGAGCCATCTTAAACTGTGCAGCATCTCTGAATAACTGGCCAAGAAAAAACCCTTGATCGCCAACACCAGGATTGTAAGACAATCCCCCCGAAGGTACCCTTTGGGCATCTTCAGCATCCAATCCATCAGATGTGGTTACATAACTACCTGGATCATCCGAACAATGTAATCACTCTTGGGTCCATCATCACCAAAACTGTGTACAACATCTTGGTCATCACCACCAGCTCTGGATTGTACTGCATAATTATCAGTCATACCATGTGTTCCGGATGACCTTGCACCACAATGGTCCACACCATGTGGTTCAGATAGGCCTGCACCCACATCCTTAGCACCCCCTTTTCCAAGCCTAAACCACCTACATCCTCTGTGTCGaacctcttcaaatcttttagtTGAGTAAGAGTTAACTCATCGTCCCCCTCATCACTAGACCAATTTATTCCATCTATATCGAGATCATCTTCTACATTCTCCTTAATACCCTCCTTACCATCTTCATCAGACGACTTGTCAACCGACTTAAAGAAAGCTATAGGTAAAGGAATGTCACTAGATTTCTAATTTCCATCACCGATGTGGTCAACACAAATAgaaatttcaccaaatttatttaaatggtttGACAACTCAAGCACACTATTGTCGTCGAACAACAACTTCAAACCATCCTCTAAAGTTTTTCCTGGCTCTAAGAAATACAACTGTTTAACCTCATTGAAGGCATAGTCGAGTTGATGCACCATCGACAACAAACTCCAATAACATATCTGTTCGACATCATAATGCTCCATAAGTTCTACTTTCCCATTCAGATAtgatgattttgggttcccctcAAAAGTTCCACCGTGATAGAatcttattttaacttttttctgGGACGATCCGGCTCCAcctaaaacatttcaaaaaaaacatattttataaaatatatatcatatcgtTTATATAACAAAACGATACCATCCATAAAAGTTTCCATAAAGTCCAGATAAACACAACTTTCATTACAGTTTACATAAAACTATATAGCAACCTAGATCAAAAGTCTGAATTAACACTTTATAACCCTTTAAGACGAAACTGCTTATAACCCTAAACCAAAACTCCAATCTCAAATAGTTTATAACAACTTAGCAAATAACAGTTCAAAGAACACTTTATAACAACATATGCGGTTTCTGGGACCATAACACAAATTTCAGC
This genomic window contains:
- the LOC105804374 gene encoding uncharacterized protein LOC105804374, with product MALNDHSLKNQFSYCYKKTEKVLVRAKCATNGCQWGILVSQHGNDNSFRVKTYFSKHSCLPTTHKKRVTSNVRPQKGRGRKGLEGPKKVKMSRVGRIMKCSICHKEGHSRTKCPMMPDAQSSNHVNLKNVSNKRKASTSTAPTTTSTNDDQSSSERMVNAKKARPQSASGLNASMISNTSLQLYSFIFVVYITCNHIGRRT